A DNA window from Capnocytophaga sp. ARDL2 contains the following coding sequences:
- the rho gene encoding transcription termination factor Rho has translation MFDISILNDKKRDELKEIAKVMGLKNFQNFSKSVLIDLITKAANENSTQTEQKVEKEESSSENQRPKKEKRTRINREQKTDTKRRVRKEAEEKEEQEVEEEKAYVRKSLPVEEEDENAFDDIDADLFDVEEESEQETDDDTEHNDEEQEDRFGKNPVKINYRDSAYEFEGLIETEGVLEIIKDKVQKDKEIGFLRSSDYNYFTSPDDIYLSQSQIRRMGLKNGDTVRGIVRPPKQGEKFFPLLEVKTINGHAPDVIRDRIGFEHLTPIFPTEKFNLGAPGASLSTRVIDLFAPIGKGQRGMIVAQPKTGKTTLLKEIANTIAANHPEVYMIVLLIDERPEEVTDIQESVKAEVVASTFDESAERHVKLAEMILEKAKRLVETGLDVVILLDSITRLARAYNTVQPASGKVLSGGVDANALQKPKRFFGAARNIKNGGSLTIIATALTDTGSKMDDVIFEEFKGTGNMELQLDRRISNRRVFPAVDLTSSSTRKDDLLLDKEVLDKMWIIRKHIADMNPVEAMNLIFDKLKKSRTNDEFFQTMNE, from the coding sequence ATGTTTGATATATCAATATTAAATGATAAAAAACGCGATGAATTAAAAGAAATTGCGAAAGTGATGGGATTGAAAAACTTTCAAAATTTCTCAAAAAGCGTTTTGATAGATCTGATTACTAAAGCAGCAAACGAAAATTCTACGCAAACAGAGCAGAAGGTTGAAAAGGAAGAATCATCTTCTGAAAACCAGCGTCCTAAAAAAGAAAAACGCACAAGAATTAATCGTGAGCAAAAGACAGATACCAAGCGTCGAGTAAGAAAAGAAGCGGAAGAGAAAGAAGAACAAGAAGTAGAAGAAGAAAAAGCTTATGTCAGAAAATCATTACCTGTAGAAGAGGAAGATGAAAATGCTTTTGACGACATAGATGCTGATTTGTTTGATGTAGAGGAAGAGTCAGAGCAAGAAACAGACGACGATACTGAACATAATGACGAGGAACAAGAAGATCGCTTTGGTAAAAACCCAGTAAAAATCAATTATAGAGATTCAGCGTATGAGTTTGAAGGGCTTATTGAAACTGAAGGGGTACTTGAAATTATCAAAGACAAAGTGCAAAAAGACAAAGAAATAGGATTTTTGCGTTCTTCGGATTATAATTATTTTACTTCACCAGATGATATTTATTTGTCTCAATCTCAGATACGTAGAATGGGGTTGAAAAATGGAGATACAGTACGTGGTATCGTGCGTCCACCAAAACAAGGAGAAAAATTCTTCCCTTTATTGGAGGTAAAAACCATCAATGGACATGCACCTGATGTAATCAGAGATAGAATAGGATTTGAACATCTCACACCAATATTCCCCACGGAAAAATTCAACTTAGGAGCACCAGGAGCGTCGCTTTCTACACGAGTGATTGACTTATTTGCACCGATAGGCAAGGGACAAAGAGGAATGATTGTGGCACAACCAAAGACTGGTAAGACTACTTTACTGAAAGAAATTGCCAATACTATAGCAGCCAATCATCCAGAGGTTTATATGATTGTTTTGTTGATAGACGAGCGTCCAGAGGAAGTCACAGATATTCAAGAATCAGTAAAAGCAGAGGTAGTAGCATCTACGTTTGACGAGTCAGCAGAGCGTCATGTGAAATTAGCTGAAATGATTTTGGAAAAGGCAAAACGTTTGGTAGAAACAGGATTGGACGTTGTGATTTTGTTGGATTCGATTACGCGTTTAGCTCGTGCATACAATACGGTACAGCCAGCTTCTGGAAAAGTGTTGTCAGGAGGTGTTGATGCAAATGCGTTGCAAAAACCAAAACGCTTTTTTGGTGCCGCTCGAAATATAAAAAATGGAGGTTCCTTGACGATTATAGCAACAGCTCTTACAGACACGGGGTCTAAAATGGACGATGTGATTTTTGAAGAGTTTAAAGGAACAGGAAATATGGAGTTGCAATTAGACCGTAGAATTTCTAATCGTAGAGTATTCCCGGCGGTAGATTTGACATCATCTTCTACACGTAAAGATGATTTGCTGTTAGACAAAGAAGTGCTTGACAAAATGTGGATTATCAGAAAACATATTGCAGATATGAATCCAGTAGAAGCAATGAATTTGATTTTTGATAAATTGAAAAAATCTCGCACCAATGATGAATTTTTTCAAACAATGAATGAATAA
- a CDS encoding choice-of-anchor J domain-containing protein produces MKRFPLIAFAMVLGSCLFETETTLPEYKPLLFFEDFQYENVENFTNSSWESISTQGSRMWTFKTFSNNGYVEFSAYNSEENTNEAWLISPEIELNPSKEYFLTFKTAQHHLVDTTQNGIHLYIVPSVEQDLQQISVKEIPFNKPLPEDANYQWKASGIISIKNHTGKIKIAFKATGGTSSTMSGAYMIDELKLF; encoded by the coding sequence ATGAAACGATTTCCTTTAATAGCTTTTGCTATGGTATTGGGAAGTTGTCTTTTTGAAACAGAAACCACACTTCCCGAGTATAAACCATTACTATTTTTTGAAGATTTTCAATATGAAAATGTTGAAAATTTTACCAATTCCTCTTGGGAGTCAATTTCTACTCAAGGTAGTAGAATGTGGACGTTCAAAACATTTTCAAACAATGGGTATGTAGAATTTTCAGCGTATAATAGTGAAGAAAATACAAACGAAGCTTGGCTGATTTCACCAGAAATAGAACTCAACCCTTCAAAAGAATATTTTTTAACCTTCAAAACAGCCCAACATCATTTAGTCGATACTACACAAAACGGCATACATTTATATATAGTACCCTCCGTAGAACAAGATTTACAACAAATTTCAGTAAAAGAAATTCCGTTCAACAAGCCATTGCCTGAAGATGCCAATTATCAATGGAAAGCATCAGGGATTATATCAATAAAAAATCATACAGGAAAAATTAAAATAGCTTTCAAAGCCACAGGGGGAACCTCTTCCACCATGTCTGGAGCCTATATGATAGATGAATTAAAATTGTTTTAA
- a CDS encoding DUF5689 domain-containing protein: MKKLIFLFFIVVSILYSCQKDEQYSPEGIDFQEWETNFSIQELNQNASDTIQTVTNDVIISGYVISTDKDGSFYKTIVLQNQEKTHGVSLSVDAYSLYTYVDFGRKIYVNLKGMSYVKQNGTLQIGTENSGKISPIASEIFQSQTAISTKKKSQEELIKVVKLSDLKTNEHLNQLFKIEDVQFSEESIGQKYYEESKAYMGYHTHKIDQITTEGTSFVNTQINQYVKFVNETVPIQRGEIVGVLTKRGSSYNFVLNQLEDVQLTRGRYYPFSMLKSENEEFAISINESFETYLNNQTLFAPYINAYVHGGKYWQLRSYQGNKYLQSTAYGNSESITESYFIVPVYFNGSNTLSFQTKDGYYRGDVLKVYYVKAAEFQCQQPVDFENLIEITDHFTISKDNESGYGSTFVDSGTYQFPSQLVGEGYIMFTYKGNPELTTTMQIDNIIFQ, translated from the coding sequence ATGAAAAAGCTAATATTTTTATTTTTTATCGTAGTGTCTATATTGTATAGTTGTCAAAAAGATGAGCAATATTCACCAGAAGGAATAGATTTTCAAGAATGGGAAACCAATTTTTCGATACAAGAACTCAATCAAAACGCTTCGGACACTATACAAACCGTTACAAATGATGTAATTATCTCTGGATACGTAATTTCTACGGACAAAGACGGAAGTTTCTATAAAACAATTGTATTACAAAACCAAGAAAAAACACATGGAGTTTCCCTGTCTGTAGATGCGTATAGTCTATATACGTACGTAGATTTTGGAAGAAAAATATATGTCAATCTCAAGGGGATGAGTTATGTAAAACAAAATGGAACTTTGCAAATAGGAACAGAAAATTCTGGTAAAATTTCTCCAATAGCAAGTGAAATTTTTCAGTCTCAAACAGCAATTTCAACTAAAAAAAAATCTCAAGAAGAGTTGATAAAAGTAGTCAAACTCTCAGATTTAAAGACAAATGAACATCTCAATCAACTTTTTAAAATAGAAGATGTACAATTTTCGGAAGAGTCGATAGGGCAAAAATATTACGAAGAATCCAAAGCTTACATGGGCTATCATACACATAAAATTGATCAAATAACCACAGAAGGAACCTCGTTTGTCAACACACAAATCAATCAATATGTCAAATTTGTAAACGAGACAGTGCCTATTCAGAGAGGGGAAATAGTTGGGGTACTTACCAAAAGAGGATCGTCATACAATTTTGTGCTCAATCAGTTGGAAGATGTACAACTCACACGAGGGCGGTATTATCCGTTTTCTATGTTAAAATCAGAAAATGAAGAGTTTGCAATATCAATCAACGAGTCATTCGAAACATATTTAAACAATCAAACACTATTTGCACCCTATATCAATGCCTATGTACACGGCGGAAAATATTGGCAGTTACGCAGTTATCAAGGCAATAAATATTTACAAAGCACAGCCTATGGCAATAGTGAGTCGATTACTGAGAGTTATTTCATTGTTCCAGTGTATTTTAATGGAAGCAATACCCTATCATTTCAGACCAAAGACGGCTATTATAGAGGAGATGTTTTAAAGGTGTATTACGTCAAAGCAGCCGAATTTCAATGTCAGCAACCTGTAGATTTTGAAAATTTGATAGAAATAACAGACCATTTTACCATCTCCAAAGACAACGAAAGTGGGTACGGAAGCACTTTTGTCGATAGTGGTACCTATCAATTTCCGTCGCAGTTGGTAGGTGAGGGCTACATAATGTTTACCTATAAAGGCAATCCCGAGCTGACCACGACAATGCAAATTGACAATATAATATTTCAGTAA
- a CDS encoding aspartate kinase, producing the protein MKIYKFGGASIKDADAIRNVANVLKQTNFTKGVIVASAMGKTTNALEEVVAAIFHNKNTLNEKIDFVEKYHLEIVNQLFENKNHRVFEKISMLFSQLKLFLDNNKSPLYNFVYDQIVSMGEVLSTTILSEYLNEIQFNNQWLDARNLIKTDNTYREAIVDWKLTEENIQQIKGNDIYVTQGFIGSDANCFSVTLGREGSDYSAAIFAYCLDAKSLTIWKDVPGVLNADPRYFEDYIQLQQISYTEAIELSFYGASVIHPKTLQPLQKKEIPLYVKSFIQPEKAGTAVSRGLDLVPYTPCFIVKKNQLLISFSSKDFSFILENQVSEIFKLFAKYRIKVQVIQNSAISFSVCVEDKFENFDILYAELKNQFAITYNKNVNLYTVRHFTSESIDKICKNKEILLQQINRNTIQIISK; encoded by the coding sequence ATGAAAATATACAAATTTGGTGGAGCATCTATTAAAGATGCAGATGCTATTAGAAACGTAGCCAATGTATTAAAACAAACTAACTTTACAAAAGGGGTAATTGTTGCCTCGGCTATGGGAAAGACCACCAATGCCTTGGAGGAAGTAGTAGCTGCTATTTTTCATAATAAAAATACACTCAATGAAAAAATCGACTTTGTCGAAAAATATCATTTAGAAATAGTCAATCAATTGTTTGAGAATAAAAATCATCGTGTTTTTGAAAAAATTTCAATGTTATTTTCTCAATTAAAATTGTTTTTAGACAATAACAAATCTCCTTTATACAACTTTGTTTACGATCAAATTGTTTCTATGGGAGAGGTACTTTCAACTACAATTCTGAGTGAATATTTAAATGAAATTCAATTTAATAATCAATGGTTAGATGCAAGAAATCTAATCAAAACCGACAATACTTATCGCGAGGCCATCGTAGATTGGAAACTTACTGAAGAAAACATTCAACAAATAAAAGGAAATGATATCTATGTAACCCAAGGATTTATTGGTTCGGACGCCAATTGCTTTTCGGTTACATTGGGAAGAGAAGGCTCAGACTATTCGGCAGCGATTTTTGCGTACTGCTTGGATGCTAAAAGTCTTACCATTTGGAAAGATGTACCGGGTGTACTCAATGCAGATCCACGCTATTTTGAAGACTACATACAATTGCAACAAATTTCTTATACAGAAGCCATCGAATTGTCGTTTTACGGAGCATCAGTAATACACCCAAAAACGTTACAACCGTTGCAAAAAAAGGAAATTCCACTGTATGTAAAATCATTTATACAACCAGAAAAAGCAGGTACTGCTGTATCACGTGGTTTGGATTTAGTACCTTACACTCCGTGTTTTATAGTAAAGAAAAATCAATTGTTGATATCCTTTTCATCAAAAGATTTTTCGTTTATACTAGAAAATCAAGTTAGTGAAATATTCAAATTATTTGCAAAATATCGAATAAAAGTTCAGGTTATTCAAAACTCAGCAATAAGTTTTTCAGTTTGTGTTGAAGATAAATTTGAAAATTTTGACATATTGTATGCAGAACTAAAAAATCAATTTGCAATAACGTACAATAAAAATGTAAATTTATACACTGTACGTCATTTTACGTCAGAATCTATTGATAAAATATGTAAAAACAAAGAAATATTATTACAACAAATCAATAGAAACACCATTCAAATCATTTCGAAATAA
- the fbp gene encoding class 1 fructose-bisphosphatase produces MDKKLISLGEFIKQKSLYNTCSQNELNELLTAIRFAAKRVSLKVNQAALTGITGALGSENVQGEEQQKLDVIADEIFINTLINRDVICGIASEENEDFINIPGLHNDNSNKYVIMIDPLDGSSNIDVNVSVGTIFSIYKRVSPVGSPVTIDDFLQEGNKQVVAGYVIYGTSTMLVYTTGEGVNGFTLDSSLGTFFLSHPNMKIDVDGKIYSVNEGNYSEFSKGVQEYIDLCKDTLNKTAYSARYIGSLVADVHRNILKGGIYMYPETQSKPNGKLRLLYECNPFAMIIEQAGGSATDGTRRIMDIKPSELHQRVPFYAGSKNMVEKLKNLKNE; encoded by the coding sequence ATGGACAAAAAATTGATTAGTTTAGGGGAGTTTATCAAACAAAAATCTCTGTATAATACATGCAGTCAAAACGAATTGAACGAACTATTGACTGCTATTCGATTTGCTGCAAAACGAGTTTCTTTGAAAGTAAATCAAGCGGCTTTGACAGGAATAACTGGAGCTTTGGGGAGTGAAAACGTTCAAGGCGAAGAGCAACAAAAATTGGATGTAATCGCTGATGAAATTTTTATTAATACCTTGATCAATAGAGATGTAATCTGTGGTATAGCATCGGAAGAAAACGAAGATTTTATCAATATTCCAGGGTTACATAACGATAATTCCAATAAATATGTCATTATGATAGACCCTTTGGATGGATCGTCAAATATAGATGTAAATGTTTCGGTTGGAACGATTTTTTCTATTTACAAACGTGTTTCGCCTGTAGGAAGTCCAGTTACGATAGATGATTTTTTGCAAGAAGGAAATAAACAAGTAGTAGCAGGATATGTGATTTATGGAACTTCAACGATGTTGGTTTATACCACTGGAGAAGGTGTAAATGGTTTTACATTAGACTCAAGCTTGGGTACGTTCTTTTTGTCGCATCCCAATATGAAAATTGATGTAGATGGTAAAATCTATTCCGTAAACGAAGGAAACTATTCTGAATTTTCTAAAGGAGTCCAAGAATATATAGATCTTTGCAAGGATACTCTAAATAAAACAGCATATAGTGCAAGATATATAGGTAGTTTGGTAGCAGATGTACATCGTAATATTTTGAAAGGTGGTATCTACATGTATCCCGAAACACAATCAAAACCAAATGGAAAATTGAGATTGTTGTACGAATGCAATCCATTTGCCATGATTATTGAGCAAGCAGGAGGTAGTGCAACTGATGGTACACGAAGAATTATGGACATCAAACCCTCAGAATTGCATCAGCGAGTACCTTTTTATGCAGGTTCAAAAAATATGGTTGAGAAATTAAAGAATTTAAAAAATGAATAG
- a CDS encoding DUF4625 domain-containing protein → MRKLNQLHWMFFALAFIALFSACTKEEVIIKPKVEIISPTPNTVFYYGEKVKMKLSFDDTDGIQAYSYGLIPQNLNGTNYDFEKKMSLGAFVTYFEIEHEIELPKKYSATQNYDDGEYVLRIMAEDYKANLTVKDVLIVIKNKEEE, encoded by the coding sequence ATGAGAAAATTAAATCAATTACATTGGATGTTTTTTGCTTTAGCGTTTATTGCATTGTTTTCTGCTTGTACTAAGGAGGAAGTGATTATCAAACCCAAAGTAGAAATCATAAGTCCCACTCCTAATACGGTGTTTTATTATGGAGAAAAAGTAAAAATGAAGTTGTCTTTTGATGATACAGACGGTATTCAGGCTTATAGCTATGGGTTGATTCCTCAAAATTTGAATGGAACTAACTATGATTTTGAGAAAAAAATGTCATTAGGTGCTTTTGTAACCTATTTTGAAATCGAACATGAAATCGAATTGCCAAAAAAATATTCAGCTACTCAAAACTATGATGATGGCGAATATGTGTTGAGAATTATGGCAGAAGATTACAAAGCAAATCTCACAGTAAAAGATGTTTTGATTGTTATCAAAAATAAAGAAGAAGAATAG
- a CDS encoding leucine--tRNA ligase, protein MHYNHKEIEAKWQKYWAENQTFKAENNSTKEKFYVLDMFPYPSGAGLHVGHPLGYITSDIFARYKRHKGFNVLHPQGYDSFGLPAEQYAIQTGQHPEKTTRENIARYREQLDKIGFSFDWSREVRTSNPDYYKWTQWIFIQLFNSWYNQETDKAEDITTLVKHFEKEGNTNVKAVCDEKTPSFTATEWNAFSDVEKQQILLNYRLTFLAETEVNWCPALGTVLANDEIVNGVSERGGHPVVRKKMTQWSMRITAYADRLLKGLDTIDWSDSVKESQRNWIGKSKGAKIIFPLAPEGGTNAEADKSSKQGYMTGGNNAHLLVEKAKDLRNNMTQAETILWEELKSKKLDDKFRRQHVIGDYIVDFVCLAKRLIVEVDGGYHNAENQQILDKERTDFLNEFGFEVIRFTNEEVIADLENVLQKIQEKLASKVDVREEISVSASVCPPSEERGIEVFTTRPDTIFGVTYLTLAPEHELVLQITTEAQKQAVLDYIEETSKRSERDRMADTKTISGVFTGAYAEHPITKQPIPIWIGDYVLAGYGTGAVMAVPAGDERDYAFAKHFVGVEGMPEIINIFDKDISENAYTEKGGFALQNSDFLNGMDYKEATEKILSELEKLGVGEAKINYRLRDAVFSRQRYWGEPFPIYYVNGLPQTVDTQYLPIELPEVEKYLPTQDGQPPLGNAKEWYWDTKTNRVCSPPSEGQGEAVYPLELNTMPGWAGSSWYWLRYMDAHNEKEFASQDSLNYWQNVDLYIGGSEHATGHLLYSRFWNKFLKDRGFIQSEEPFQKMINQGMILGTSAFVYRLEGTNTFVSKGQIGDKKVQAIHADVSLVNASSELDIEGFKQWRPDFADAEFILENGIPLAPEGGTKGVNATNSLPSTGSKAPSPSERAGGEAYIVGHEVEKMSKSKYNVVNPDDICEQYGADTLRLYEMFLGPLEQAKPWNTAGITGVSGFLKKFYNLYFDGDAVSISDEEPTKEEYKILHTLIKKVEYDIENFSFNTSISAFMIAVNELQKIKCNKRAILEPMAVLISPYAPHIAEELWEVLGHNESISRVPFPTFEEKYLVESTKEYPVSFNGKVRFKIELPLDMPNEEVEKIILADERTQAQLGGNPPKKIIVVKGKIVNVVV, encoded by the coding sequence ATGCACTATAATCACAAAGAAATCGAAGCTAAATGGCAAAAATATTGGGCAGAAAACCAAACTTTTAAAGCCGAAAATAATTCTACAAAAGAGAAATTTTATGTATTAGATATGTTCCCATATCCATCGGGAGCAGGATTGCACGTGGGGCATCCGCTTGGGTACATCACATCGGATATTTTCGCACGATACAAACGTCACAAAGGCTTTAACGTGTTGCATCCGCAAGGGTACGATTCGTTCGGATTACCTGCCGAGCAATACGCCATACAAACAGGACAACATCCTGAAAAAACTACTCGTGAAAATATCGCTCGTTATCGCGAACAACTCGACAAAATCGGTTTTTCGTTCGATTGGAGTAGAGAAGTACGCACTTCCAACCCAGATTATTACAAATGGACACAATGGATTTTTATTCAATTGTTCAACTCTTGGTACAATCAAGAAACAGACAAAGCCGAAGATATTACAACCTTAGTAAAACATTTTGAAAAAGAAGGAAATACCAACGTTAAAGCAGTATGCGATGAAAAAACACCATCGTTTACAGCAACAGAATGGAATGCTTTTTCAGATGTGGAGAAGCAACAAATCTTATTGAATTATCGTTTGACATTTCTTGCAGAAACCGAAGTAAATTGGTGTCCTGCTTTGGGAACGGTGTTGGCAAACGATGAGATTGTCAATGGTGTTTCGGAGCGTGGAGGACATCCTGTTGTGCGTAAGAAAATGACACAATGGAGTATGCGTATCACAGCGTACGCTGATAGATTATTGAAAGGATTGGACACTATTGATTGGAGTGACTCTGTCAAAGAAAGTCAACGCAATTGGATAGGAAAATCAAAGGGAGCGAAAATTATTTTCCCCCTAGCCCCCGAAGGGGGAACAAATGCAGAGGCGGATAAATCGTCCAAGCAAGGGTATATGACAGGAGGGAATAATGCTCATCTTTTGGTTGAAAAAGCAAAAGATTTACGAAATAATATGACCCAAGCCGAAACTATTCTTTGGGAGGAGTTAAAATCTAAGAAATTAGATGATAAATTTAGAAGACAGCACGTTATTGGGGATTATATCGTTGATTTTGTATGCCTTGCCAAAAGGTTGATTGTAGAAGTCGATGGAGGATATCACAATGCTGAAAATCAACAGATTTTAGATAAAGAACGAACAGATTTTCTAAATGAATTCGGTTTTGAGGTTATTCGATTTACAAATGAAGAAGTTATTGCTGATTTAGAGAATGTTCTTCAAAAAATACAAGAAAAATTAGCTTCAAAAGTTGATGTCCGAGAAGAAATTAGTGTGAGTGCATCGGTTTGTCCCCCTTCGGAGGAACGGGGGATTGAGGTATTTACAACAAGACCAGACACCATTTTCGGTGTAACTTATCTCACTTTGGCTCCTGAACACGAATTGGTTTTACAAATCACAACCGAAGCACAAAAACAAGCCGTTTTGGATTATATCGAGGAGACATCTAAGCGTTCGGAAAGAGATAGAATGGCGGATACCAAAACCATTTCAGGTGTATTTACAGGGGCGTACGCCGAGCATCCGATTACCAAACAACCCATTCCGATTTGGATAGGCGATTATGTGTTGGCAGGTTACGGCACAGGGGCTGTAATGGCAGTTCCTGCGGGTGATGAACGTGATTATGCCTTTGCAAAACATTTTGTAGGTGTAGAAGGGATGCCTGAAATTATCAACATTTTTGATAAAGATATTTCAGAAAACGCATATACTGAAAAAGGCGGATTTGCTTTACAAAATTCAGATTTTCTCAACGGAATGGATTATAAAGAAGCTACCGAAAAAATTCTTTCCGAATTGGAAAAATTGGGCGTTGGAGAGGCAAAAATCAACTATCGTTTGCGTGATGCGGTGTTTTCGCGTCAAAGATATTGGGGAGAGCCATTTCCAATTTATTATGTAAACGGACTACCTCAAACCGTTGATACGCAATATTTACCAATCGAATTGCCAGAAGTAGAAAAATACCTCCCAACCCAAGACGGACAACCACCTTTGGGGAACGCCAAAGAATGGTATTGGGATACTAAAACAAATCGTGTTTGTTCCCCTCCTTCGGAGGGGCAAGGGGAGGCTGTTTATCCTCTTGAACTCAACACAATGCCAGGTTGGGCGGGGTCGTCTTGGTATTGGCTTCGCTATATGGACGCACACAACGAAAAGGAATTTGCCTCACAAGATAGCCTAAATTATTGGCAGAATGTAGATTTGTATATCGGTGGTAGCGAACACGCCACAGGGCATTTATTATATTCAAGATTTTGGAATAAATTCCTGAAAGATAGAGGTTTTATACAATCCGAAGAGCCTTTCCAAAAAATGATAAATCAAGGAATGATTTTAGGGACGAGTGCCTTTGTGTACCGATTGGAAGGTACAAATACTTTCGTTTCCAAAGGACAAATTGGCGACAAAAAAGTACAAGCCATTCACGCCGATGTTTCACTTGTAAATGCTTCATCGGAATTGGATATTGAAGGGTTTAAACAATGGCGACCTGATTTTGCCGATGCGGAATTTATTTTGGAGAATGGAATCCCCCTAGCCCCCGAAGGGGGAACTAAGGGCGTAAATGCTACAAATAGTTTGCCATCAACAGGCTCAAAAGCTCCCTCTCCTTCGGAGAGGGCGGGGGGAGAGGCTTATATCGTCGGACACGAAGTAGAAAAAATGTCAAAATCCAAATATAATGTCGTAAATCCTGATGATATTTGTGAGCAATACGGAGCGGATACGTTGCGTTTGTATGAGATGTTTTTAGGTCCGTTGGAACAAGCAAAACCTTGGAATACAGCAGGGATTACAGGTGTTTCGGGCTTCTTGAAGAAGTTTTATAACTTGTATTTCGATGGCGATGCGGTTTCCATTTCTGATGAAGAACCGACCAAAGAAGAATACAAAATCTTGCATACGCTCATCAAAAAAGTGGAATACGACATTGAGAATTTCTCGTTCAACACGTCGATATCAGCATTTATGATTGCGGTAAACGAATTGCAAAAAATCAAATGCAACAAACGAGCGATTTTAGAACCAATGGCAGTACTGATTTCGCCGTACGCACCGCACATTGCCGAAGAACTTTGGGAAGTTTTAGGTCATAATGAAAGCATTAGCCGAGTGCCGTTCCCAACCTTTGAGGAAAAATATTTGGTGGAAAGCACGAAAGAATATCCGGTGTCGTTCAACGGAAAAGTGCGTTTCAAAATCGAATTGCCTTTGGATATGCCCAACGAAGAAGTGGAAAAAATCATCTTGGCAGACGAACGCACCCAAGCCCAACTCGGTGGCAACCCTCCGAAAAAAATCATCGTGGTAAAAGGGAAAATCGTGAATGTGGTGGTGTAG